The window CGGCGCCGTAGACGGTGCCCACGCCGCCCGCGATGGCCACGCCGCCGACCACGGCCGCGGCGACGACCTGGAGTTCCATGCCGGTGCCCACGGTGGAGTCGACGGTGCCGTAGCGGGCGGCGAAGAGCACCCCGGCCAGCCCGGCCAGGGCGCCGTTGGCGGCGAAGGCCCAGGTGACGCGGCGCGCGGCGGGGATGCCGGAGAGCCGAGCGGCGTCGGCGTCGGAGCCGATGGCGTACAGCTCGCGGCCCGAGCGGTAGCTGGCGAGGTAGAAGCCCACGACGGCGACCACGACGATGGCGACCGCGGCCGGCAGGGGCACGCCCAGGACGCTGAAGCGGCCCAGGAGCAGGAAGGAGTCGGGCATGTCGTGGGCGTTGACCTGCCCGCCCCCGGCCCACCAGTGGTTGAGGCCGCGGTAGGCGTACAGGGTGCCCAGGGTGACGACCAGGGCGGGAACCCGCACGGTGGTGACCAGCAGGCCGTTGAGCAGACCCGCGACCAGGCCGACGCCGACCCCGGCGAGCATCGCGACGGGCACGGGCAGGCCCGGGAAGGTCACGAACAGCAGGCCGGTGCCGAAGGCCGACAGGCCCATGACCGAGCCGACCGAGAGGTCGACGTTCCTGGTGATGAGGACCAGGGCCTGGCCGACGGCGAGGACGGACAGGACGGTGGCGCCCAGGAACAGGTCGCGCACGCCCTGGCTGGACAGGAAACCGGGGTTGTACAGCCAGGTGGCGGCCACGAGGACCACCACGGCCAGGAGCACGCCGAGTTCGCGGAACTGGAGCCCGCGGCGCGCGGCGGGAGCGGGGGTGGGGGCGGTGCTGACCGTGTTCGTCATGCGGCCTCGCTCGGCCGCTGTCCGGTGGCCGCGTACATGACCGACTCCTCGTCGGCCTCCGCGCGGTCCAGGTGGGCGGTGATCCGGCCCTCGTGCATGACCAGGACCCGGTCGGCCATGCCCAGGACCTCGGGGAGTTCGCTGGAGACCATGACGATGGCCAGCCCCCGGCCCGCGAGGGCGGACAGCAGGCGGTGGACCTCGGCCTTGGTGCCCACGTCGATGCCGCGTGTGGGCTCGTCCACGAACAGCACGCGGGGATCGGTGGACAGCCACTTGGCCAGGACGACTTTTTGCTGGTTGCCGCCGGAGAGGGTGGAGACGGGGTCGGTGAGGCGGCCGAACCTCAGGTTCAGGCGCTCGCCCCACTCGCGGGCGGAGTCGCGTTCGGCTCGGGGGCGCAGCAGCCCCAGGCGGCTGAGCGCTCGGCGGCGGGTGGCGGTGGCGTTGCGCTCGATGGAGGACTCCATGACCAGGCCCTGCTGGCGGCGGTCCTCGGGGACCAGGGCCAGCCCGGCGGCCATGGCGGCCCGGGGCCGCCCCGGCGCCAGCGGCCTGCCCTCCACCCGCACGGTGCCCGCGTCGTAGCGGTCCACGCCGAACACGGCGCGGACGACCTCGCTGCGTCCGGCGCCGACCAGCCCTGCCAGGGCGACGATCTCCCCGGCGCGCACCGAGAAGGACACGTCGGCGAACACGCCGTGGCGGGTCAGGCCGTCGACCTCCAGCAGGACCTCGCCGCGCTCGGCCTCCTCCTTGGGGTAGAGGCTGCTGACCTCGCGGCCGACCATGCGGCGCACGACGGTGTCCACGTCCAGGTCGCCGGTGGGGTCGCAGGAGACGAACGCGCCGTCGCGGACCACGGTGACGCGGTCGCACAGGGCGAAGACCTCGTCGAAGCGGTGGGAGATGAACAGCAGCGCCGCACCGGAGTCGCGCAGGGTGCGGGCGACGGTGAACAGGCGTTCGGCCTCCACACCGGACAGGGCGGCGGTGGGCTCGTCCATGACCAGGACCCGCGCCTGGCGGGTGAGGGCCTTGGCGATCTCCACGAGCTGCTGGTCGGCGATGGACAGCCCGCGTGCGGGGCGGTCGGGGTCCATGTCCACGCCCAGGCGCGCGAAGACCTCCCGGGTGTCGCGGCGCATGCGGCCGCGGTCGATGGTGCGCAGGCGAGTGCGGGGCTGGCGGCCGACGAAGATGTTCTCGGCCACCGACAGGTCGGGGAACAGCGTGGGTTCCTGGTAGATGACCGCGACCCCGGCGCGCTGGGCGTCCACGGGCGCGGCGAACTCCGCGGGGCGGCCGTCCACGAGCACCTGCCCGCCGTCCGGTCGGTGCACCCCCGCGATGGTCTTGACCAGGGTGGACTTGCCCGCCCCGTTCTCGCCCACCAGTGCGTGGATCTCTCCGGAGCGCAGTTCCAGGGACAGCCCCCGCAGGGCCCGGACGCTTCCGAAGGACTTGGTGACGTCGACCAGGGCGAGCGGTGGGGGGACCTCTGCTGGGTCCACGTGCGCCCTCCTTCTCCGTGCCGTGTCCGGCGTGGCGACCCCGAACATGGCAAAAACGTTTTAATATGAAGTGGATGTTAAGTGCCCCACATCACACCGTCAAGAGGATCACCCGAGAATTCGCAGGTCTCGCCCCGATAACGCCCCCCTTGAGGTAAGCCCTTTCCAGCACGCCACGGACCCCAGAGCACCTCGTCTCGGACAACGGATTGACACGTTTCAATCGGAGTGTGAGTACGATGCTTCGCATCGCCCTCCGCACACGCACGGGAGAAGCCCCTTGTCCACCAGGTCCCCCAACGCACGCCGAGGCGTGGGTATCACCGAGGTCGCCCGGCGCGCCGGGGTCTCGCCCGGAACCGTGTCCAACGTGCTCAACCGCCCCGAGCGCGTCGCCGAGGC is drawn from Nocardiopsis dassonvillei subsp. dassonvillei DSM 43111 and contains these coding sequences:
- a CDS encoding ABC transporter permease, with amino-acid sequence MTNTVSTAPTPAPAARRGLQFRELGVLLAVVVLVAATWLYNPGFLSSQGVRDLFLGATVLSVLAVGQALVLITRNVDLSVGSVMGLSAFGTGLLFVTFPGLPVPVAMLAGVGVGLVAGLLNGLLVTTVRVPALVVTLGTLYAYRGLNHWWAGGGQVNAHDMPDSFLLLGRFSVLGVPLPAAVAIVVVAVVGFYLASYRSGRELYAIGSDADAARLSGIPAARRVTWAFAANGALAGLAGVLFAARYGTVDSTVGTGMELQVVAAAVVGGVAIAGGVGTVYGAALGAVLLTTITAALPIWRVDQFWHQAVVGALILAAIGLDRLLAVRTASRLRGGGARGA
- a CDS encoding sugar ABC transporter ATP-binding protein, yielding MDPAEVPPPLALVDVTKSFGSVRALRGLSLELRSGEIHALVGENGAGKSTLVKTIAGVHRPDGGQVLVDGRPAEFAAPVDAQRAGVAVIYQEPTLFPDLSVAENIFVGRQPRTRLRTIDRGRMRRDTREVFARLGVDMDPDRPARGLSIADQQLVEIAKALTRQARVLVMDEPTAALSGVEAERLFTVARTLRDSGAALLFISHRFDEVFALCDRVTVVRDGAFVSCDPTGDLDVDTVVRRMVGREVSSLYPKEEAERGEVLLEVDGLTRHGVFADVSFSVRAGEIVALAGLVGAGRSEVVRAVFGVDRYDAGTVRVEGRPLAPGRPRAAMAAGLALVPEDRRQQGLVMESSIERNATATRRRALSRLGLLRPRAERDSAREWGERLNLRFGRLTDPVSTLSGGNQQKVVLAKWLSTDPRVLFVDEPTRGIDVGTKAEVHRLLSALAGRGLAIVMVSSELPEVLGMADRVLVMHEGRITAHLDRAEADEESVMYAATGQRPSEAA